One window of the Methanomassiliicoccaceae archaeon DOK genome contains the following:
- a CDS encoding adenylosuccinate lyase: MSNVCPLDYRYGREDMKAVFSEESRILYQMQVEAALARAHASLGTIPQEAADEITRVASLDVVSVERIKEIEKDTRHDLMAMVKAMTEKCEGDAGKYVHLGATSNDIVDTATALQMKAALEIVMEDVDNFTMTLAKIAKRERDTLEIGRTHAQFAIPITFGFKIAGYIAEMLRHRQRIIDAMPRICAGKMAGAVGTGAALGKNFFEIQKRVMQDLELTYEPAATQVVGRDRYTECICIMANIATSLERYGTEVRNLQRSEIGEASEYFDVEKQVGSSTMAQKRNPMNSENVCGLARVIRGFVTPTFESQVLWHERDLSNSSTERFTLPHVFILLDEILKKMTWVFDGLEVHRDKMLANIESSRGLVMAEPLMMKLTEKGIGRQDAHEIIRSSAMVAEDQNRHLRDVLLERKDLKGILTEQEIIDTMDAANYVGGAREIVDKMVSAAEETIGRTAE; the protein is encoded by the coding sequence ATGAGCAACGTCTGTCCCCTTGACTACCGCTACGGCCGCGAAGACATGAAGGCCGTCTTCAGCGAGGAGAGCCGCATCTTATACCAGATGCAGGTGGAGGCCGCCCTGGCCCGCGCACACGCGTCCCTCGGGACCATACCTCAGGAAGCCGCCGACGAGATCACCAGGGTCGCGAGCCTCGACGTCGTCAGCGTGGAGAGGATCAAGGAGATCGAGAAGGACACCAGGCACGACCTGATGGCGATGGTCAAGGCGATGACCGAGAAGTGCGAGGGCGACGCGGGCAAGTACGTGCACCTGGGCGCCACCTCCAACGACATCGTCGACACGGCCACCGCGCTCCAGATGAAGGCAGCGCTGGAGATCGTCATGGAGGACGTGGACAACTTCACCATGACCCTGGCGAAAATCGCCAAGAGGGAGAGGGACACCCTCGAGATCGGAAGGACGCACGCTCAGTTCGCCATACCCATCACATTCGGGTTCAAGATCGCAGGATACATCGCCGAGATGCTCAGGCACAGGCAGAGGATCATCGACGCCATGCCCAGGATCTGCGCAGGCAAGATGGCCGGGGCCGTCGGCACCGGAGCCGCACTCGGGAAGAACTTCTTCGAGATCCAGAAGAGGGTCATGCAGGACCTCGAGCTCACCTACGAGCCGGCCGCGACGCAGGTCGTCGGACGCGACAGGTACACCGAGTGCATCTGCATCATGGCAAACATCGCCACCTCCCTGGAGAGGTACGGAACCGAGGTCAGGAACCTCCAGAGGTCCGAGATCGGCGAGGCGTCCGAGTACTTCGACGTCGAGAAGCAGGTCGGGTCCTCCACCATGGCGCAGAAGAGGAACCCCATGAACTCCGAGAACGTCTGCGGTCTGGCACGTGTCATCCGCGGCTTCGTGACCCCCACTTTCGAGAGCCAGGTGCTCTGGCACGAGAGGGACCTGTCCAACTCGTCCACCGAGAGGTTCACGCTCCCCCATGTGTTCATACTCCTCGACGAGATCCTCAAGAAGATGACCTGGGTCTTCGACGGCCTCGAGGTCCACCGCGACAAGATGCTCGCCAACATCGAGTCCTCCCGCGGACTGGTCATGGCCGAGCCGCTCATGATGAAGCTCACCGAGAAGGGCATCGGAAGGCAGGACGCCCACGAGATCATCCGCTCCTCCGCGATGGTCGCGGAGGACCAGAACAGGCACCTCAGGGACGTGCTCCTGGAGAGGAAGGACCTGAAGGGCATCCTCACCGAGCAGGAGATCATCGACACCATGGACGCCGCCAACTACGTCGGGGGAGCCAGGGAGATCGTCGACAAGATGGTCAGCGCCGCCGAAGAGACCATCGGAAGGACCGCGGAGTGA
- a CDS encoding pyridoxamine 5-phosphate oxidase produces the protein MAKLTPEILEQMKKQKVYSVATASKDGVPNVVPVGMLIPKEDGTVWIIDNYFGKTIANMKENPRAAFYVWNPECKESWQIKGSLKVEDSGADYEAAVAFAHSIKEIFPAKHLVKMTVDEVYYVTPGDHAGKPVE, from the coding sequence ATGGCAAAGCTGACACCAGAGATCCTGGAACAGATGAAGAAGCAGAAGGTCTACTCCGTGGCCACGGCGTCCAAGGACGGCGTTCCCAACGTCGTACCCGTCGGGATGCTCATACCCAAGGAGGACGGGACGGTCTGGATCATCGACAACTACTTCGGCAAGACCATCGCCAACATGAAGGAGAACCCCAGGGCGGCGTTCTACGTGTGGAACCCCGAGTGCAAGGAGTCCTGGCAGATCAAGGGCTCCCTGAAGGTCGAGGACTCCGGGGCCGACTATGAGGCCGCCGTCGCATTCGCCCACTCCATCAAGGAGATCTTCCCCGCGAAGCACCTCGTGAAGATGACCGTCGACGAGGTCTACTACGTGACGCCCGGCGACCACGCCGGAAAGCCCGTCGAGTGA